A single genomic interval of Cellvibrio sp. PSBB023 harbors:
- a CDS encoding winged helix-turn-helix domain-containing protein — protein MNEPSKTKTSFYRRIYVAYLITQGINTVPKVIAATGMPRRTAQDTLAAIHELAIQLENNNGVYRVADWGAVNVQWVEENLAELKAVLSYP, from the coding sequence ATGAATGAACCCAGTAAAACCAAAACCAGTTTTTATCGCCGCATTTATGTGGCCTATTTAATTACCCAGGGGATCAATACCGTGCCTAAGGTGATTGCCGCCACCGGCATGCCCCGACGTACCGCGCAGGATACCTTGGCCGCCATTCATGAACTCGCTATCCAGCTGGAAAATAACAATGGGGTTTATCGTGTTGCCGATTGGGGGGCGGTGAATGTCCAGTGGGTGGAGGAAAATCTGGCGGAGTTAAAAGCGGTACTAAGCTATCCATAG
- a CDS encoding nitroreductase family protein codes for MSIDFSLRDPLPGVVEQLSHRWSPRAFTETSLAPEVLARIIDAARFAPSCFNAQPWRFYTSNDSNFADYLALLVDANQLWAKEAAVIGFLVAKKNFEHNGKPNAHSGFDSGAAWMSMVLQAQHEGLHCHGMAGIHKDAANAFFALDNNSDELIMAFALGKLGNTADLPEALRSKEVPSPRKPLQEIWVQK; via the coding sequence ATGTCAATTGATTTCTCTTTGCGTGATCCACTGCCTGGGGTTGTGGAACAGCTCTCGCACCGTTGGTCACCACGTGCCTTTACCGAAACCAGTCTGGCGCCAGAGGTACTGGCTCGTATTATTGATGCTGCGCGTTTTGCTCCCTCTTGTTTTAATGCGCAGCCTTGGCGTTTTTACACCTCGAATGACAGTAACTTCGCTGATTATTTGGCACTCTTGGTCGATGCTAATCAACTTTGGGCCAAAGAAGCCGCAGTGATTGGATTTCTGGTCGCGAAAAAGAATTTTGAGCACAACGGCAAACCCAATGCACACAGCGGTTTCGATTCTGGTGCCGCATGGATGAGCATGGTGCTGCAAGCACAGCATGAAGGTTTGCACTGCCATGGCATGGCGGGCATCCATAAAGATGCCGCCAACGCATTTTTTGCACTGGATAATAATAGCGATGAATTAATCATGGCATTTGCGTTGGGTAAGCTAGGCAACACTGCCGATTTACCTGAAGCGCTGCGCAGTAAGGAAGTGCCCTCGCCACGTAAACCCTTGCAGGAGATATGGGTACAAAAATAA
- a CDS encoding SDR family oxidoreductase, with translation MQASNVVIITGGSRGIGAEAAKLFAQNGFAVCINYVSNDDAAEHVKREIVQSGGHCISVKADVSKEHEVKRLFETVDVALGRVSVLVNNAGILKQQCRLDEISAERFSEILHVNVMSCFLCSKEAVKRMSNKYGGVGGAIVNVSSGAAKSGSPNEYVDYAASKGAMDTLTRGLALEVAAEGIRVNGVRPALVYTDMHASGGEPGRVDRLKNKIPLQRGGEVKEIAEAIFWLASEKSSFVTGSFIDATGGI, from the coding sequence ATGCAGGCATCCAACGTTGTTATTATTACGGGCGGTAGCCGTGGTATTGGTGCTGAGGCGGCAAAACTATTTGCACAGAATGGTTTTGCAGTTTGTATAAACTATGTCTCAAACGACGATGCGGCCGAGCATGTTAAACGGGAGATTGTACAATCTGGTGGTCATTGCATCAGTGTTAAGGCTGATGTTTCCAAAGAGCATGAAGTTAAACGGTTATTTGAAACCGTTGATGTGGCGCTGGGGCGCGTATCTGTTTTGGTAAATAATGCGGGAATTTTAAAGCAACAATGCCGCTTGGATGAAATCAGCGCAGAGCGTTTTTCAGAGATATTACATGTGAATGTGATGAGTTGTTTTCTCTGTAGTAAGGAAGCCGTTAAACGTATGTCGAATAAGTATGGCGGTGTTGGTGGTGCAATTGTCAATGTGTCTTCCGGTGCGGCTAAAAGCGGTTCTCCCAATGAGTATGTTGACTATGCAGCCTCCAAAGGCGCGATGGATACCTTGACGCGCGGTCTTGCATTGGAAGTGGCGGCAGAGGGCATCCGTGTCAATGGCGTCCGCCCCGCGCTGGTTTATACCGATATGCATGCATCAGGCGGTGAGCCTGGCCGGGTGGATCGATTAAAAAATAAAATTCCGCTTCAGCGCGGTGGTGAGGTAAAAGAAATTGCAGAAGCTATTTTTTGGCTGGCGTCTGAAAAATCTTCATTTGTCACCGGCAGTTTTATCGATGCGACAGGTGGGATCTAG
- the ccoG gene encoding cytochrome c oxidase accessory protein CcoG yields MSEHIPVQQLPHQPRTHKPTPAERGGKIHTRSFSGIFRRLRMTIAGALALLFFGTAWINWDGHQAVLWDLAERKFYVFGTTFLPEDFLLLAFVMSISAFLLLAVTVVAGRVWCGYACPQSTWTWAFMWMEKITEGDSYQRVKLDAAPWSLDKLFRRSSKHALWILASLATGIAFMGYFMPVRTLVSDLASAQLEINYSFWVFFIAAMTYLNAGWLREKVCTHMCPYARFQSVMFDKDTLIIGYDTQRGESRGSRRKDEDYQAKGLGDCIDCHLCVQVCPTGIDIRNGLQMDCIGCAACVDACDSVMDKMGYARGLVSYTSERQLESSPAQRKSTKPGIRWRTSLVAYGVAIVALLAILAISLQAREQMALSAYRDRSVLRINSLGEPVNVYRLKLTNKTQQTQTYQLSLESDSSLYLTKTYQLTLIAGERVELPVAVALKHNDPIHNTGGHIDFRFHMSNINQPEQTIYQSASFLYRGK; encoded by the coding sequence ATGAGCGAACATATTCCAGTACAGCAGTTACCGCACCAACCCCGCACACACAAGCCCACTCCCGCCGAGCGCGGTGGAAAAATTCACACCCGCAGTTTTAGCGGTATTTTTCGTCGCTTGCGTATGACCATTGCAGGCGCCTTGGCCCTATTGTTTTTTGGTACCGCCTGGATCAATTGGGACGGTCACCAAGCCGTACTCTGGGATTTAGCCGAACGAAAATTTTATGTGTTCGGCACCACGTTTTTACCCGAAGATTTTCTCTTGCTCGCCTTTGTGATGAGTATTAGTGCTTTTTTATTGTTGGCGGTAACAGTTGTAGCTGGTCGCGTATGGTGCGGCTATGCCTGCCCGCAAAGCACATGGACCTGGGCTTTTATGTGGATGGAAAAAATCACCGAGGGCGATAGTTACCAGCGAGTAAAACTGGATGCAGCGCCCTGGTCATTGGATAAACTTTTCCGTCGCAGTAGTAAACATGCGTTATGGATACTGGCCTCACTGGCAACAGGTATCGCTTTTATGGGTTACTTTATGCCAGTGCGCACCTTAGTCAGTGATTTGGCAAGCGCACAATTGGAGATAAATTATTCATTCTGGGTATTTTTTATCGCGGCAATGACTTACCTCAATGCAGGCTGGCTGCGCGAAAAAGTCTGTACCCATATGTGCCCTTACGCGCGCTTTCAAAGTGTGATGTTTGATAAAGACACATTAATTATTGGTTACGATACCCAGCGCGGGGAGAGCCGCGGTTCGCGCCGTAAGGATGAAGACTATCAAGCAAAAGGCTTGGGCGATTGTATTGATTGCCACTTGTGTGTGCAGGTTTGTCCAACCGGAATTGATATTCGCAACGGCTTGCAAATGGATTGTATTGGTTGTGCGGCCTGTGTGGATGCCTGCGATTCCGTGATGGACAAAATGGGCTATGCACGCGGTCTGGTGAGCTATACCAGTGAACGTCAATTGGAAAGTTCACCTGCTCAACGCAAAAGCACAAAACCGGGTATTCGCTGGCGCACCAGTCTGGTGGCCTATGGGGTTGCGATTGTCGCGCTGCTGGCAATACTGGCGATAAGTTTGCAAGCGCGTGAACAAATGGCACTGAGTGCCTATCGCGATAGAAGTGTCTTGCGCATCAATTCACTGGGCGAACCGGTCAATGTTTATCGCTTGAAGTTGACCAACAAAACCCAGCAGACACAAACCTATCAACTAAGCTTGGAAAGCGACAGTTCACTGTACCTGACCAAAACCTATCAATTGACACTGATAGCGGGCGAGCGTGTCGAATTGCCCGTGGCGGTAGCCTTAAAACACAATGATCCCATCCATAACACCGGTGGCCATATCGATTTTCGTTTTCACATGAGCAATATCAATCAGCCAGAGCAAACCATTTATCAATCCGCCAGTTTTCTCTACCGAGGTAAATAG
- the corA gene encoding magnesium/cobalt transporter CorA, which produces MLINCVAYQEGKKLCNVPVEAISDYVKKDGCFVWVALKDAEPGELEQMQQEFGLHELAVEDAHTGHQRPKIEEYGDSLFAVMHTVEFTDGELNIGEVDVFVGENYVLSTRNRTREGFLGVRARCEREPHHLAQGSAFVFYALMDAVVDRYFPVVVAFETELEIIEDQIFTKGSQRNNIERLYELKRKVTILKHAVAPLLEAVGKLDGGRVPPIVANTKDYFRDVHDHLYRINASIDAIRDTIGTAIQVNLSMVSIDESEVNKRLAAWAAIFAVATAFVGIWGMNFEHMPELKWKYGYPISLSVVSVICVYLYYRFKKSGWL; this is translated from the coding sequence ATGCTCATAAACTGTGTGGCTTATCAGGAAGGGAAAAAACTGTGCAATGTCCCGGTGGAAGCGATAAGCGATTATGTCAAAAAAGATGGCTGTTTTGTGTGGGTCGCCCTGAAAGATGCAGAACCCGGTGAACTGGAACAAATGCAGCAGGAATTTGGTTTGCACGAACTGGCGGTGGAGGATGCACACACCGGTCACCAGCGCCCCAAAATCGAAGAGTATGGAGACTCCCTCTTTGCGGTGATGCACACCGTTGAGTTTACCGATGGCGAATTAAACATTGGCGAGGTGGATGTGTTTGTCGGTGAAAATTATGTGCTATCCACCCGCAATCGCACCCGCGAAGGTTTTCTGGGTGTGCGTGCCCGTTGTGAACGCGAGCCTCATCATCTGGCTCAGGGTTCCGCCTTTGTTTTTTATGCCTTGATGGACGCGGTGGTAGATCGCTACTTTCCCGTGGTGGTGGCATTTGAAACGGAACTGGAAATTATTGAAGACCAGATTTTTACCAAAGGGTCACAACGCAACAATATTGAGCGGCTGTACGAACTAAAACGCAAAGTCACCATATTGAAACATGCCGTTGCACCACTACTGGAAGCCGTAGGCAAGCTGGACGGCGGGCGGGTGCCGCCCATTGTGGCCAATACCAAGGATTATTTTCGCGATGTGCACGATCACCTCTATCGCATTAACGCTTCCATTGATGCAATTCGCGATACCATTGGCACTGCCATTCAAGTGAATTTATCCATGGTGAGTATCGACGAAAGTGAAGTGAATAAACGCTTGGCCGCCTGGGCAGCTATTTTTGCGGTAGCGACAGCATTTGTGGGTATTTGGGGAATGAACTTTGAACACATGCCCGAGCTAAAATGGAAATATGGTTACCCCATATCGCTCAGTGTGGTGTCTGTGATTTGTGTGTATTTGTATTACCGGTTTAAAAAATCCGGCTGGCTGTAA
- a CDS encoding PLP-dependent aminotransferase family protein translates to MKLYEHFAENIAELIRTGTLKPGEKIPSVRTASRTHNISAATVFQAYYLLERRGLIEARARSGYVVRNNAGSLLAAPQLSDNVQARHEIAATEVDVSELVFSVLDSIKDPHTTPLGSAFPSPDLFPLPRLARSMHKALRDMSPHAIVSDMTSGNANLRRQILLRAMSAGNKYTADELIITSGALEALSLSLQTVTNPGDMVAIESPAFYASLQVLERLKLKAVEIPVHPSEGMDLDILADSLTRLPIKAIWVMSSYHNPLGASMSDEKKKAFCDLIAEHQTPTIEDDVYAELYFGNQQAKPLKSFDQHNLIMYCSSFSKSLAPGYRVGWVAGGKFSEKIARLQLMSTISPSVPAQAAIADYLQHGGFDRHLRKLRDTLEAQQQKMLLAIEKYFPTGTRATQPNGGYFLWVELPPHVDSLQLFKLALAQGISIAPGPIFSASRRFRHCIRLNYGNSWTPHIEEAMKILGRLIASF, encoded by the coding sequence ATGAAGCTCTACGAACACTTTGCAGAAAACATCGCGGAATTAATTCGCACCGGCACACTGAAACCGGGCGAAAAAATTCCGTCGGTGCGCACCGCCAGCCGCACTCACAACATCAGCGCCGCTACCGTTTTTCAGGCCTATTATTTATTGGAGCGACGCGGGCTGATTGAAGCGCGCGCGCGTTCGGGTTATGTGGTACGCAACAATGCAGGTAGCCTGCTTGCAGCCCCACAATTAAGCGATAACGTCCAGGCACGCCATGAAATCGCCGCCACCGAGGTAGATGTGAGCGAGCTGGTTTTTTCGGTGCTGGACTCCATCAAAGACCCTCACACAACCCCCTTGGGTTCCGCATTTCCCAGCCCGGATTTATTTCCCCTGCCACGCCTTGCGCGCTCTATGCATAAAGCACTGCGCGATATGTCACCGCACGCCATAGTGAGCGACATGACCAGCGGCAACGCCAATTTACGCAGGCAAATTTTGCTGCGCGCCATGTCGGCAGGCAACAAATACACCGCCGATGAATTGATTATCACCAGCGGGGCATTAGAAGCGCTTAGCTTGTCGCTGCAGACGGTCACCAACCCTGGCGATATGGTAGCCATTGAATCACCGGCCTTTTATGCCAGCTTACAAGTATTGGAGCGCTTGAAATTAAAAGCGGTAGAAATTCCGGTTCATCCCAGCGAAGGAATGGATCTGGACATTCTGGCCGATAGCCTCACCCGCCTGCCAATAAAAGCCATATGGGTGATGAGCAGCTACCATAATCCGCTTGGCGCAAGCATGAGCGATGAAAAGAAAAAAGCGTTTTGCGATCTGATCGCAGAGCACCAAACGCCAACCATCGAAGACGATGTTTACGCCGAATTGTATTTCGGCAACCAGCAAGCAAAGCCCTTAAAAAGTTTTGACCAACACAATTTAATTATGTATTGCAGCTCTTTTTCTAAAAGCCTTGCACCGGGTTATAGAGTTGGCTGGGTAGCTGGCGGAAAGTTTTCGGAAAAAATAGCGCGCTTGCAACTCATGAGTACTATTTCCCCATCGGTGCCTGCACAAGCAGCTATTGCCGATTATTTACAACACGGCGGTTTTGATCGTCACCTGCGCAAACTGCGCGACACATTAGAAGCGCAGCAACAAAAAATGTTGCTGGCAATAGAAAAGTATTTCCCCACCGGCACTCGCGCAACCCAACCTAACGGCGGTTATTTTTTATGGGTGGAACTCCCACCCCATGTGGATTCCTTGCAACTCTTCAAACTCGCCCTCGCCCAAGGCATCAGCATAGCCCCCGGCCCCATCTTCTCCGCCTCCCGCCGTTTCCGCCACTGCATTCGCTTGAACTACGGTAATAGCTGGACACCACATATAGAAGAAGCCATGAAAATTCTTGGGCGGCTAATAGCGTCTTTTTAA
- a CDS encoding GGDEF domain-containing protein, producing the protein MNSLDVIERNAFMSAALPLLQLITHITGLKTSFVTAIDWQQQQQMVIVAQNSGSPLVETDSQTSWSESMCNLMINQQLTATSQVKLLFPDSRGAAAGMESFVVLPIKVADETIGTLCGASEEKIELTEHHIASLGFIADALSLQLKLLIDTRKAEAKVDSLRDQIENLAALANTDPLTGLLNRRAFQHRYEFAIKLSKRTKQPLSIMMIDIDGFKQFNDEFGHETGDAIIKIVGEGLQYIARSTDIPCRVGGDEFLLAALNTDSEGLKLLAERLKDFVKQRSSQLQRPCSLSVGIACSRQGAPEELIRFADEALYMSKASGRDAISIYQPD; encoded by the coding sequence ATGAACAGCCTGGATGTAATAGAGCGCAATGCATTTATGAGTGCTGCGTTGCCGCTACTGCAATTAATTACGCATATCACGGGTTTAAAAACATCCTTTGTTACCGCAATCGATTGGCAGCAACAGCAACAAATGGTTATTGTTGCGCAAAATTCCGGCAGCCCACTGGTGGAAACTGACTCGCAAACATCCTGGTCAGAATCCATGTGCAATCTCATGATTAACCAACAACTCACTGCAACCAGTCAGGTGAAACTCCTTTTTCCTGACAGTCGTGGTGCAGCTGCCGGTATGGAAAGTTTTGTGGTGTTGCCCATCAAGGTGGCAGACGAAACGATTGGTACACTTTGTGGTGCCAGCGAAGAAAAAATCGAATTAACCGAACATCACATTGCCAGCCTGGGTTTTATTGCCGATGCACTTTCGTTACAGTTAAAACTGTTAATCGATACCCGCAAGGCAGAGGCCAAGGTCGATTCCCTGCGCGATCAAATTGAAAACCTTGCCGCGCTTGCCAATACCGATCCACTCACTGGTCTGCTTAATCGCCGCGCCTTTCAGCACCGCTATGAGTTTGCTATCAAACTCAGTAAACGCACCAAGCAACCGCTTTCAATCATGATGATCGACATTGATGGATTCAAACAATTTAACGATGAATTTGGCCATGAAACTGGTGATGCTATTATCAAAATAGTGGGTGAGGGACTGCAATATATCGCGCGTAGCACCGATATTCCCTGTCGCGTCGGCGGTGACGAATTTTTACTGGCCGCACTAAATACCGATAGTGAGGGCCTGAAATTATTGGCAGAGCGATTAAAGGATTTTGTTAAACAGCGCAGCAGTCAATTACAGCGTCCTTGCTCACTCAGTGTAGGCATCGCCTGCTCACGTCAGGGCGCCCCGGAAGAACTGATCCGCTTTGCCGACGAAGCGCTCTACATGAGCAAAGCCAGCGGGCGTGATGCTATTAGCATTTATCAGCCGGATTAA